The Homo sapiens chromosome 5, GRCh38.p14 Primary Assembly genome includes a window with the following:
- the PCDHAC1 gene encoding protocadherin alpha-C1 isoform 2 precursor (isoform 2 precursor is encoded by transcript variant 2) produces the protein MVGCGVAVLCLWVSCGAAAGQLEYSVPEETERGVAVGNLSADLRLPAAAMSSRNFRFLSSHRELYFGVDLPSGNLVVREPADREQLCRAKAACVLTYDLVLEDPLELHKIRIHVLDTNDNSPLFPAGDVQLHIPEFLTPGARFTLPNAQDDDEGSNGILSYSLSPSQHFRLDMGSRVDGSEYPELVLEKALDREQRATHLLVLTARDGGLPARSGDAQVTIIVVDTNDNAPVFERSVYRTKVPETAPNGTVLFRVQALDPDEGSNGEVQYSLSNSTQAELRHRFHVHPKSGEVQVAASLGPPETLLEAYIEARDEGVFGLASTAKLLVEVTDVNDHAPELDFLTLSNPVPEDAAPGTVIALFSVKDEDLDSNGRVICGMSSAGPFQLTASFDNYYSLLIDGPLDREQISEYQVLITASDSGSPPLSTRRTITVSVADVNDNTPNFPQPQQELFVAENNGPGASLGRVFAQDPDLGKNGLVSYELLDVISEGPSASSLLAVESSSGAITAKTSFDFEQLRGFHFQVEGRDGGIPPRSATVTINLFVVDRNDNYPVILFPLPRNGSVPVEIVPRSARTGHLVTKVVAEDADSGSNAWLSYHISRASDSSLFRISANIGELRTARLVLPTDAVKQRVVVVVRDHGDPPLSSSVTLGVLLSNSVPQLLPDFEDVWEPGGQLSAQNLYLVIALACISFLFLGCLLFFVCTKLHQSPGCCAQSCCRSTEDLRYGSKMVSNPCMTSATIDVTTVERLSQTYLYRASLGLGSDNNSLLLRGEYNAADLRNLATGVGLNLPISCIQIRNRKGDHANVNAMVSKFYGI, from the coding sequence ATGGTGGGCTGTGGGGTGGCAGTTTTATGTTTGTGGGTTTCCTGCGGCGCTGCAGCGGGACAGCTCGAGTACTCAGTGCCGGAGGAGACGGAGCGGGGCGTAGCCGTAGGCAATCTCTCCGCGGACTTGAGGCTGCCAGCGGCCGCTATGTCCTCGCGGAACTTTCGCTTCCTTTCCAGCCACCGCGAGCTCTACTTCGGGGTGGATCTACCCAGCGGCAATTTGGTGGTCAGAGAGCCGGCGGACCGCGAACAGCTGTGCAGGGCCAAAGCTGCCTGCGTCTTGACCTACGACCTGGTGCTCGAGGACCCGCTGGAGCTGCACAAGATTCGGATTCACGTCCTGGACACCAATGACAACTCACCTCTCTTTCCTGCCGGCGACGTGCAGCTGCACATCCCCGAGTTCCTGACGCCCGGAGCCCGCTTTACTCTCCCGAATGCCCAAGATGACGACGAGGGAAGCAATGGGATACTAAGCTACAGCCTAAGCCCCAGTCAGCACTTTCGCCTGGACATGGGATCGCGGGTTGACGGCAGCGAATACCCGGAGTTGGTGTTGGAGAAAGCACTGGATCGCGAACAGCGCGCCACCCACCTGCTGGTGCTTACAGCTCGGGACGGCGGGCTACCTGCCCGCTCAGGAGACGCACAAGTCACCATCATTGTGGTGGACACAAATGACAACGCGCCTGTATTTGAGCGCTCCGTATACCGCACCAAGGTTCCAGAGACTGCACCCAATGGGACTGTGTTATTCCGAGTTCAAGCCTTGGATCCAGATGAAGGGTCCAATGGGGAAGTCCAGTACTCCCTAAGCAACAGCACGCAAGCAGAGCTGCGACACCGCTTTCACGTGCACCCTAAAAGTGGGGAGGTGCAAGTAGCTGCTTCACTAGGTCCGCCTGAAACGCTCTTGGAGGCATACATTGAGGCGAGGGACGAAGGTGTCTTTGGTTTAGCTAGCACCGCTAAACTGCTGGTGGAGGTGACTGACGTGAACGATCATGCCCCCGAACTGGACTTCCTGACTCTTTCGAACCCAGTACCTGAGGACGCTGCCCCTGGCACAGTGATTGCTCTCTTTAGTGTAAAGGATGAAGACCTCGATTCTAATGGTAGGGTCATTTGTGGCATGTCTAGTGCAGGCCCTTTTCAGCTGACGGCTTCCTTTGACAACTACTACAGCCTGCTGATTGATGGGCCCCTGGACCGGGAGCAGATCAGTGAATACCAAGTCCTGATCACGGCCTCAGATAGTGGCTCACCCCCACTTAGCACCCGAAGGACAATCACTGTGTCAGTTGCTGATGTGAATGACAATACACCAAACTTTCCTCAACCCCAGCAGGAACTTTTCGTTGCTGAAAACAATGGCCCTGGGGCCTCTCTAGGCCGAGTGTTTGCCCAGGACCCCGACCTGGGGAAGAATGGCCTTGTCTCTTATGAGCTGTTGGATGTTATCTCTGAAGGGCCATCAGCCTCTAGCTTGCTGGCAGTGGAATCATCCAGTGGGGCCATCACTGCCAAAACTTCCTTTGACTTTGAGCAGCTCAGGGGGTTTCATTTCCAAGTAGAAGGCCGGGATGGTGGCATTCCTCCCAGAAGTGCAACAGTGACTATAAACTTGTTTGTGGTAGATAGGAATGACAATTATCCGGTTATCTTGTTTCCCTTGCCCAGAAATGGTTCTGTCCCAGTGGAAATTGTGCCCCGCTCTGCCAGGACTGGACACTTGGTCACAAAAGTGGTAGCAGAGGATGCTGACAGTGGTTCTAATGCCTGGCTTTCCTACCACATCTCCCGGGCGTCTGACTCTAGTCTCTTTAGAATTTCAGCCAATATAGGTGAGCTCCGTACTGCTCGCTTAGTTCTTCCCACTGATGCAGTTAAGCAGAGGGTGGTGGTAGTGGTTCGGGACCATGGAGACCCACCACTTTCCTCCTCTGTCACTCTGGGTGTGCTGTTGAGCAACTCTGTCCCTCAGTTACTTCCAGACTTTGAAGATGTCTGGGAACCAGGAGGGCAGCTTTCTGCCCAGAACTTGTATTTAGTAATTGCCTTGGcttgtatttcctttttatttctggggTGCTTACTTTTCTTCGTGTGTACCAAGTTGCACCAGAGCCCAGGCTGTTGCGCTCAGAGCTGCTGTCGCTCTACAGAGGATCTGAGGTATGGAAGTAAGATGGTTTCAAATCCTTGCATGACATCAGCCACCATAGATGTCACTACAGTTGAGAGACTTTCTCAGACTTATCTCTATCGGGCCTCTCTGGGACTTGGTTCTGATAATAACAGTTTGCTGTTGCGTGGGGAGTACAATGCTGCCGACCTGCGAAATCTTGCCACTGGGGTAGGACTGAATTTGCCAATATCCTGTATTCAGATTCGGAATAGGAAAGGGGATCACGCTAATGTCAATGCCATGGTAAGCAAATTTTATGGAATTTGA